The genomic window AAAGTTGGAATTATGAAGCCATGATTGAAGCAGCACAAGCGATTACACAGAATGACCTTCCTCCTACACAGCGAGTCTATGGTGTCTTAGATGAAGATTCGCCTAATAAAAACGCTTGGGCATTTGGCGGTGATTTTTTTGCAGAAGAAGATTATGAAACCGGTTTGTTAACAGAGCCTGTTATTACGGAAAATCCACGGAACCGTGAAGCGATCCAACAGCGTTCTGATCTCATTAACGTCCATGAAGTAATGCCACCACAAAGTGAAATTGCCGCTCTACAACAGCTAAGTGATCCGTTTTTAAGTGGACGCGTTGGCATGGTAATGAAAGGTGGTTGGGGCACACGCCAGTATGCAAATACAGACTTAAACTGGGGGCTAGCCGCTTATCCTTATACAAACGATGAGCGCCAGATTTCCTTGTATGTCGACCCTTGGGCAATGAGTGAAGGTAGTAAGCATCCTGAAGAAGCCTGGGAATTTCTTAAGTTTCTATTAGATCCAGAACAAGCCGCGAAATGGATGGTCGAGATGACATTAGAGAGTCCGGCTCACTCTGATTTAAAAGAATTATGGTTTGAGCTTATCTCGGAAAGAACAGGCATACCGGTTGCTGATTTACGCATTGCAGAAGAAGGCGCATTGCAATATGGGCGACCAACTGATAACCACTTGATTTCAAACTTTGCACCTATTTTAAAACACCAGAACATGACAATCAATGCGATCTACGATCGTCGAAAAAGCGTTGATGAAGGCATAGAAGAACTTCAACAAAATATGACGTCACTCACCTACTAACGGGATGGAGGGGATTACAAATGGAAACGAACACAGCGCCCAATCGGAGTCGAAAACCACTTAAACATACATCTATTGGGGCAAGGAGAGAAGAAAAGTACTTTTGGCTATTTATTTCACCGTGGTTAATCGGTTTTACTGTATTTATCGCTGGTCCTATGATCGCTTCGCTTTACTTTAGCTTTACCGATTATGCCATCATGGGTGAAGCTTCGTTTGTAGGCTTACAAAACTTTGTGAATCTCTTTTCTGATCCATTGTTCTATCGCTCCTTATTTGTCACGACAGCTTACGCTGCTCTCGCCGTTCCCTTTTCCATTGTTTTAGCCATTGGGCTTGCTTTGTTACTGAATGCCAAAATTAAAGGGCAGGCCTTTTTTCGAACCTTCTTTTATGCGCCCTCCATCATTTCAGGAGTGTCTGTCGCCTTTCTATGGATGTGGATTCTAAATCCTCAATTCGGAGTCGTCAATTCCTTTCTATATGAAGTTTTTGGCTTGACAGGACCTGGCTGGTTTACGGACCCTTATACCGTTATTCCTTCCTTTGTCCTTATGCAGTTGACTGCAGTCGGAAGTACGATGATTATTTTCCTCGCTAGTCTGCAACAGCTTCCAAAAGAGCTTTATGAAGCTGCAGCTATAGATGGAGCAAGTGCTTGGAGACGGTTCAGAAACATCACGATCCCATTGATTTCACCGATTATTCTTTTTAATGTCATTATCTCCATCATTGCGTCGTTTCAAATTTTCACTCAAGCGTACGTGATTACAGATGGTGGACCCGATTGGATGAGCTACTTCTACGTTTATTATTTGTTTGAAACAGCCTTTTTCCAAAATCGTATGGGGTACGCATCTGCTCAAGCTTGGATTTTATTTTTAATCATCTTTGTTCTTACATTCCTAGCTCTTTACGTATCTCGGAAAAATGTCCACTACGAATATGACAAATAATCAAGGAGGTCAAGCACATGAAGCACCTATTTAATAAGACTCACTATTCTCCTGGCGAGCTATCTAAAGGTGGGAAAATTCTTACGTATACTGGTTTAATGGCTTGTCTATCTTTGTTTTTGTTTCCAGTAGCTTGGATGTTTTTTACATCGGTGAAAAGTTTGGATGAGATCGTTTCAAATCCACTCTCTTTTTTTCCTACTACCTGGAACTGGTCCAACTATCTGGAAGTCTTTCAGAACCACCCGTTTGCAACCTACCTCTGGAATACGTCTTGGTACACCGTCGTCACGGTAGTCGGTACCGTTTTCTTTTCCGCCATGATCGCATTTGGGTTTGCTCGATTTCGCGCTAGAGGGCAAACGTTCTTGTTCGCTATTGTTTTAAGTACGATGATGCTGCCGCAACAAGTAGTGATGATCCCACAATATTTACTGTTTAATTCGATTGGATGGGTGGATTCTTATTTACCCTTAACCATTCCAGCCATTGCTGGGAGTGCATTCTTAATCTTTTTGTTACGACAGTTTTATCTCGGCTTACCAAAAGAACTGGATGAAGCTGTGACCATTGATGGCGGCGGCTACTTAACGATCTTCTTTAAGATTATCCTTCCTCTCTCCTTGCCTGCGATGGCAACAGCTGCCATTATTGAATTTATGTTTCGCTGGAATGATTTAATGGGTCCACTCATTTATTTAAATTCACAAGAGCTTTATCCATTGTCTCTAGGGTTAGCAAATTTCACTGCTGCGTACGCGGCTACACCTTGGCAGCTACTTATGGCCGCTTCCGTTATGGCTGTGCTACCACCTCTCACTCTGTTCTTTTTTGCACAAAAATATTTTATTCAAGGGGTGGTAATTTCGGGTACAAAAGGCTGATAGAGTGGAACAAGACAGCACCTGCCAAGGAGCTGTCTTTTTTCTTTTATCGTCATGACAGCTTTTCCTGCTGAATAGGTTGTAAAAGCGACGGTTCGGTGGGAGGGTTTGTATGAAGATTCAAGCAGCTATGGAGGCATTAGTTGCAAAGCTTCGGGAAGACCAACATGAAGATGGCTCATGGCAGTATCCATTTGAAGCGGGAACGTTTACGGATGCTTATATGATTATTTTATTACGTACGTTGGAGAAGGACGATGAGGCACTTATTGAAGCATTAGCCGAGCGCCTTTTAAGCTTACAGGAGAAAAGCGGTGCTTGGAAACTCGTTAAAGATGAGCACGAAGGGAATCTGACGACAACAGTTGAATGCTATTATGCACTCTTGTATTCTGGCTATCTCTCAAAAAATGATCAGCGCCTGCAAAAAGCAAAGCATTTTATTGTTGCAAATGGTGGTATGGAACAAGCAACGTTATTAACAAAATTTGTCCTTCTGCTAACAGGACAATACAAATGGCCTTCTTTCTTTCCTGTTCCTATCGAACTCATTCTATTACCAGTTGCTTTTCCATTTAATTTATTTAGTATGTCTGTCTATGGGCGGGCTCATATGGTACCTCTCTTGATCGCTGCCGATCATAAATTGCAAGTCACAACATCAAGAAGTCCCGACCTTTCTGACTTGTATAGCCAGTCAAGAAACGACCCTTTTGTAGATTGGGTGAACGGAGAGGCATCTCGTAAACTTCACGGCACCATACACTATTTAGTTAAAAAAGTAATCACCGGTCCAACGAATATCCATCAACTTGCCATTAGTCAGGCAAAGCACTATATGATGAACGGAACTGAAAAAGA from Shouchella hunanensis includes these protein-coding regions:
- a CDS encoding carbohydrate ABC transporter permease, translating into MKHLFNKTHYSPGELSKGGKILTYTGLMACLSLFLFPVAWMFFTSVKSLDEIVSNPLSFFPTTWNWSNYLEVFQNHPFATYLWNTSWYTVVTVVGTVFFSAMIAFGFARFRARGQTFLFAIVLSTMMLPQQVVMIPQYLLFNSIGWVDSYLPLTIPAIAGSAFLIFLLRQFYLGLPKELDEAVTIDGGGYLTIFFKIILPLSLPAMATAAIIEFMFRWNDLMGPLIYLNSQELYPLSLGLANFTAAYAATPWQLLMAASVMAVLPPLTLFFFAQKYFIQGVVISGTKG
- a CDS encoding ABC transporter substrate-binding protein, whose product is MRKRIQAALLIPIVTSVSLLASCSDEQTSGGGDVVLTWLVRSDPNLIEWEHRVIEAFEDENPGIRVQLQTIPQGEIDQKLQTMIAGGNVPDVWSPNWADSGFGSYYAMGALKDLTPFLEKDPHVLDGIDDTLTDVYKMEDGVYGIPILSMGSFLYYNRDLFDEAGVAYPPTDWNDESWNYEAMIEAAQAITQNDLPPTQRVYGVLDEDSPNKNAWAFGGDFFAEEDYETGLLTEPVITENPRNREAIQQRSDLINVHEVMPPQSEIAALQQLSDPFLSGRVGMVMKGGWGTRQYANTDLNWGLAAYPYTNDERQISLYVDPWAMSEGSKHPEEAWEFLKFLLDPEQAAKWMVEMTLESPAHSDLKELWFELISERTGIPVADLRIAEEGALQYGRPTDNHLISNFAPILKHQNMTINAIYDRRKSVDEGIEELQQNMTSLTY
- a CDS encoding carbohydrate ABC transporter permease, which gives rise to METNTAPNRSRKPLKHTSIGARREEKYFWLFISPWLIGFTVFIAGPMIASLYFSFTDYAIMGEASFVGLQNFVNLFSDPLFYRSLFVTTAYAALAVPFSIVLAIGLALLLNAKIKGQAFFRTFFYAPSIISGVSVAFLWMWILNPQFGVVNSFLYEVFGLTGPGWFTDPYTVIPSFVLMQLTAVGSTMIIFLASLQQLPKELYEAAAIDGASAWRRFRNITIPLISPIILFNVIISIIASFQIFTQAYVITDGGPDWMSYFYVYYLFETAFFQNRMGYASAQAWILFLIIFVLTFLALYVSRKNVHYEYDK